A genomic window from Gossypium hirsutum isolate 1008001.06 chromosome D12, Gossypium_hirsutum_v2.1, whole genome shotgun sequence includes:
- the LOC107947261 gene encoding transcription factor SPEECHLESS — translation MDDNLCEFSDEPEFVGEDDLFSIFESLDGLIDFPVPFTPLEEMTTATTAAAVGVGGGSAQKSAPLMESETEETSPKTKRQKLGSLEETMNTDGPQRMSHITVERNRRKQMNEHLSVLRSLMPCFYVKRGDQASIIGGVVDYINELQQVLQALEAKKQRKVYSEVLSPRVVLSPRPSPLSPRKPPLSPRLNLPISPRTPQPGSPYKPRLQKGYLSPTMAASTSLEPSPTSSTSSVDNNNELVANSKSHVADVEVKFSGPNLVLKTVSPRIPGQALKIISALEELSLEILNVNIITVDETMLNSFTIKIGIECQLSAEELAQQIQQTFGHC, via the exons ATGGATGATAATTTGTGTGAGTTTTCCGATGAGCCTGAGTTCGTCGGTGAAGATGATTTAtttagtatttttgaaagtttagatGGTCTTATTGATTTCCCAGTACCTTTTACTCCGTTAGAAGAAATGACGACGGCTACAACGGCGGCGGCTGTGGGTGTTGGTGGTGGTAGTGCACAAAAATCAGCTCCATTAATGGAGTCGGAAACGGAGGAAACTTCACCGAAAACCAAGAGACAAAAACTGGGTTCTTTAGAAGAAACAATGAATACTGATGGGCCTCAAAGGATGTCTCATATTACCGTCGAACGGAACCGGAGGAAGCAAATGAACGAACATTTATCGGTGCTGAGATCGCTGATGCCGTGTTTTTATGTCAAAAGA ggTGATCAAGCATCCATCATTGGTGGTGTAGTGGATTATATCAACGAGTTACAGCAAGTTTTACAAGCACTCGAAGCTAAAAAACAAAGGAAAGTTTACAGTGAAGTGTTGAGTCCAAGGGTGGTTTTAAGTCCAAGACCGTCACCACTCAGTCCTCGGAAGCCACCGTTGAGTCCCCGTTTGAACTTGCCAATAAGTCCGAGAACACCACAACCCGGTAGTCCGTACAAACCACGGTTGCAAAAGGGTTACCTCTCACCAACAATGGCGGCTAGTACTTCACTTGAACCCTCTCCCACTTCTTCAACTTCCTCCGTTGACAACAACAACGAACTCGTCGCTAACTCAAAATCACACGTCGCCGACGTGGAAGTGAAGTTTTCAGGTCCCAACCTTGTTTTAAAGACAGTATCTCCTCGGATTCCCGGTCAAGCTCTCAAAATAATCTCAGCTCTGGAAGAACTCTCACTGGAAATCCTTAATGTCAACATTATCACCGTTGATGAAACCATGCTTAACTCTTTCACGATCaag ATTGGAATTGAATGCCAACTGAGTGCTGAAGAATTGGCTCAACAAATCcagcaaacattcggccattgcTAG
- the LOC107947681 gene encoding probable WRKY transcription factor 30 (The RefSeq protein has 1 substitution compared to this genomic sequence) — protein MEDKEEREQKCLINELLQGRELAMQLQAHLNLPSCNETRELLLQKIQASYDKALSLLNYKAIGKSDTIDPQPQSLPVRDDATLQRKSLARWTQQVRVRPGTATEGNLDDGFSWRKYGQKDILGAKYPRGYYRCTHRNVQGCLATKQVQRSDDDPTIFDVAYRGRHTCSNNNQEQGTSTIEPYQQQQHIGNQTYPLFPNYLSLNRKVENDVGDGNLETGYLSPTSSCPNPMGVMNNGSTSVAIESEFTEIIRAATSAMNAPTVGLDFPFGNAELDPNFTFDDHGFFS, from the exons atggAGGACATGGAAGAACGGGAACAAAAATGTCTGATAAATGAACTATTACAAGGAAGAGAGCTAGCTATGCAACTCCAAGCCCATTTAAACCTTCCTTCTTGTAATGAAACTCGTGAATTGTTATTACAAAAGATCCAAGCTTCTTATGACAAGGCACTTTCATTGCTCAACTACAAAGCAATCGGTAAGTCGGACACGATCGATCCGCAGCCGCAAAGTCTCCCCGTTCGTGACGATGCCACCTTGCAAAG AAAAAGTCTGGCTAGATGGACGCAACAAGTCCGAGTAAGGCCTGGTACTGCAACGGAAGGAAATCTTGATGATGGCTTTAGTTGGAGGAAATATGGACAAAAAGACATTTTGGGAGCAAAATATccgag AGGATATTACAGGTGTACCCATCGGAATGTTCAAGGTTGCTTGGCGACCAAGCAAGTTCAAAGATCAGATGACGACCCGACGATCTTCGACGTTGCTTACCGTGGAAGGCATACTTGTAGCAACAACAATCAAGAACAAGGAACCAGTACCATAGAGCCATACCAACAGCAACAGCATATTGGTAACCAAACATACCCTTTGTTCCCTAATTACCTTTCATTGAACAGAAAGGTCGAAAACGATGTCGGCGACGGTAATCTTGAGACGGGATATCTTTCGCCTACGTCATCGTGTCCGAATCCGATGGGGGTGATGAACAATGGTAGTACTAGTGTTGCCATTGAGTCTGAGTTTACTGAGATTATTCGAGCTGCTACTTCGGCGATGAACGCTCCTACTGTCGGGTTGGATTTCCCGTTCGGTAATGCTGAATTGGATCCGAATTTCACATTTGATGACCATGGTTTCTTTTCCTAA